In the genome of Mytilus trossulus isolate FHL-02 unplaced genomic scaffold, PNRI_Mtr1.1.1.hap1 h1tg000244l__unscaffolded, whole genome shotgun sequence, one region contains:
- the LOC134701481 gene encoding PAS domain-containing protein cky-1-like, which yields MAPSPVEELALMDLERSNKGASKQRRDQINGEISVMRDLLPLPESARQRLSQLQIMSLSCVFIRKCNVLQKMVKSSQNNSEVPCDFSQSLTGFLLLTTRDGKLLYISENVTEYLGHSMVDMKTQGDSLFDIVDKRDHGTVQAQLLHGGGKMSQDIPTSFFCRMNMSRTLKRQAGFGDVKVMHVKGHFVTVPTQDSDVEQQVFIAVCSPLITPDVKESLIQNNTMVYKSVHNLDMSFIELTLNGEYHLQTTNDEIQSKSWYSYIYPEDLQEAKDKHTQLIKSRHEMGCMMTVRMITAKDEVIWVNIVMQVRQALLSNSDEPVILCINQVVSEQEAFQFKLQGQLFALYASRTPDFFFGSTFCAPIPTNTEGSPMLPAAGNMFPSPFFSGQQIFDQPFATVPQPVHGQIPQTHKSFCVKNCSPNMADRQGRNDTLRALKRKIQENFTTCKPTKLPRMMHHQNGGYGMGNSSPSSVLPHETLICQSLPSSQNDYIAPAYDHGPMQMLYARRDIQQTLTQKKGPLLSDRVYKPIVKMEDKNNNEQVVPDVSMPSCYLTPDASPVSSPQPSNDASSKDIHSFNPVLVAKYICSLKQKQMNDTNAERRSKNLPSLDVSFVDSFFDELGTFVMQNSLKDFDAIVKAEPIDIDDLIDAKETNNFDVEDILALSDPEPEINGGKSLNEIKVEINESPFSVPESHTSPLPLSPVSSITEDRMSYDEKSYCALTPESDFDSDHYEEIMDPDNWMLQTLKLPCSGLLTELDKYGNVPMVNVDASSGETELHQLRKFISSWTPSGVLSSNEDSQ from the exons ATGGCACCAAGTCCCGTTGAAGAGCTGGCTCTTATGGACTTAGAAAG GTCAAATAAAGGAGCTTCAAAACAACGAAGAGACCAAATAAATGGAGAAATATCCGTAATGAGAGACTTATTACCTCTACCAGAGAGTGCAAGACAAAGATTATCCCAACTCCAGATCATGTCCCTTAGTTGTGTATTCATCCGAAAATGTAACGTTTTACAGAAAA tggTTAAATCATCTCAGAATAATTCGGAAGTACCGTGCGATTTTTCACAG TCTCTGACAGGATTTCTGCTGTTAACAACAAGAGATGGAAAATTACTGTATATATCAGAGAATGTTACAGAGTACTTGGGCCATTCAATG GTCGACATGAAAACCCAAGGAGATAGCTTGTTTGATATTGTAGACAAACGCGACCATGGCACTGTGCAGGCACAGTTGTTACATGGTGGCGGGAAAATGTCACAGGATATACCAACCAGCTTCTTCTGTCGAATGAACATGTCTAGGACACTTAAACGACAAGCCGGTTTTGGAGATGTTAAG GTCATGCACGTGAAAGGTCATTTTGTAACAGTACCAACACAGGATTCTGATGTAGAACAGCAAGTGTTTATTGCTGTCTGCTCACCTTTAATTACACCGGACGTCAAAGAAAGCCTCATCCAAAACAATACCATGGTCTATAAATCGGTTCATAACCTTGATATGTCCTTCATAGAACTTACACTGAA tggaGAATATCATCTGCAGACAACTAATGATGAAATCCAGAGTAAATCTTGGTATAGTTACATATATCCCGAGGATTTGCAAGAGGCCAAGGACAAACACACCCAAT taATAAAATCACGACATGAAATGGGGTGTATGATGACTGTACGTATGATCACAGCCAAAGACGAAGTCATCTGGGTCAACATTGTGATGCAAGTTAGACAGGCATTGTTATCTAATAGTGATGAACCAGTTATATTATGCATCAATCAAGTAGTCAG TGAACAAGAAGCATTCCAGTTCAAACTACAAGGGCAGCTATTCGCATTGTATGCATCTCGAACTCCAGATTTCTTCTTCGGATCAACATTTTGTGCTCCTATCCCAACAAATACCGAAGGAAGTCCTATGCTACCAGCTGCTGGTAACATGTTCCCATCGCCATTTTTCTCCGGACAACAAATTTTCGATCAGCCTTTTGCAACTGTACCACAACCTGTTCACGGTCAAATACCTCAAACGCATAAATCTTTCTGCGTCAAAAACTGTTCTCCAAATATGGCAGACCGACAAGGTCGTAATGACACACTACGTGCACTGAAAAGGAAAATTCAAGAAAATTTCACAACATGCAAACCAACCAAACTTCCTCGAATGATGCATCATCAAAATGGCGGCTATGGAATGGGAAATTCTTCCCCTTCATCTGTTTTACCCCATGAAACATTAATATGCCAGTCTTTGCCATCATCGCAAAATGATTACATTGCACCAGCATACGATCATGGTCCCATGCAAATGTTATATGCCAGGAGAGACATCCAACAAACATTAACTCAGAAGAAAGGTCCATTATTGTCTGATCGTGTTTACAAACCGATAGTAAAAATggaagataaaaacaataatgagCAAGTTGTTCCAGACGTTTCCATGCCATCTTGCTATCTAACACCAGACGCATCACCAGTATCATCTCCTCAGCCATCAAACGATGCCTCTTCAAAGGACATCCATTCATTTAATCCAGTATTAGTGGCAAAGTATATTTGTTCGCTGAAGCAGAAACAAATGAATGACACTAATGCTGAGAGGAGGTCGAAGAATCTTCCGAGCCTCGATGTTTCATTCGTCGATTCTTTCTTTGATGAACTTGGCACATTTGTAATGCAAAATTCTCTAAAAGATTTTGATGCCATTGTGAAAGCCGAACCAATTGACATAGATGATCTCATTGACGCGAAGGAAACTAACAATTTTGATGTAGAAGATATTCTTGCGTTGAGTGACCCTGAACCGGAGATAAATGGCGGGAAATCTTTGAATGAAATCAAGGTGGAGATAAACGAGAGCCCTTTCAGCGTACCAGAAAGTCATACAAGCCCACTGCCCTTGTCTCCAGTTTCGTCAATAACAGAAGACAGAATGTCGTACGACGAGAAATCGTACTGTGCACTGACTCCAGAATCTGACTTCGATTCTGATCATTATGAGGAGATTATGGACCCGGACAACTGGATGCTTCAGACCCTGAAGTTGCCTTGTTCAGGACTGTTGACAGAACTGGACAAATATGGCAATGTTCCTATGGTCAATGTTGACGCTAGTTCCGGTGAAACTGAGCTGCATCAGCTTAGAAAGTTTATTTCATCTTGGACGCCAAGTG GTGTTCTCAGTTCTAACGAAGACTCCCAGTAG